A window of the Hordeum vulgare subsp. vulgare chromosome 5H, MorexV3_pseudomolecules_assembly, whole genome shotgun sequence genome harbors these coding sequences:
- the LOC123396959 gene encoding G-type lectin S-receptor-like serine/threonine-protein kinase At2g19130: MPPHHIVLGLFLLVSLHSPARRCCAATANDDTLMAGQAVDKLVSRNGKFALGFFASGSSTATSKSSSSADTATTTPNWYLGIWFNKIPDFTPVWIANRDEPITVPADHKLQISISRDGNLVVLDHIGAPVWSTEITSKNSSNDTIADVAVLNNNGNLVIRHASGPSQQMWWQSFDYPTEVCLPGSKLGRNKVTGLNRVFVSKKNRINPGRGSYCVGADSSFDQGIKLSLCSSSLVYWASGTFSQQYVDPSDTGLISYNHVDNNQEQYYIYSTPNDEALSIYATVEISGQIKARVWNESLQRWQQFYTQPMDPCSVQAACGPFTICTNNNTNLLCDCMKGFSFKSPGEWDLDNPAGGCMRNNPLDCTADNGGWKEKRLDGARQGEKQLRAEVSSIGLIQHINLVKLIGFCCESDKRLLVYEHMSNGSLDVHLFNSNDIVLDWSIRYQIATGVARGLSYLHEGCRECIIHCDIKPENILLDTSFAPKVADFGLATIVGRDFSRVLTTFRGTVGYLAPEWISGEPITQKVDVYSFGMVLLEIVSGRRNSSKVYTSDSYDTSFFPVQAISMLHGGDVNSLVDPRLHGEFNLEEAIRVCKVAFWCIQDHEYDRPTMGEVVRVLEGLQELDMPPMPRQLAAITKC, translated from the exons ATGCCTCCACACCACATAGTGTTGGGCCTTTTCCTGCTCGTCTCCCTACACAGCCCTGCTAGAAGGTGCTGTGCTGCAACTGCAAATGACGACACTCTCATGGCAGGCCAAGCGGTCGACAAGCTTGTCTCAAGGAATGGCAAGTTCGCGCTCGGCTTCTTTGCGTCCGGATCAAGCACGGCTACTAGTAAGTCCTCCTCCTCTGCAGACACCGCTACTACCACGCCCAACTGGTACCTAGGCATATGGTTCAACAAGATCCCGGATTTTACCCCAGTGTGGATTGCTAACCGAGACGAGCCAATCACTGTCCCAGCTGACCACAAGCTCCAAATTTCTATTTCTAGGGATGGCAACCTTGTCGTCCTAGATCACATTGGGGCACCAGTTTGGTCCACTGAAATTACATCCAAAAACAGCAGCAACGACACCATTGCTGATGTTGCTGTGCTCAACAACAATGGGAACCTGGTCATACGGCATGCCTCAGGCCCATCTCAGCAGATGTGGTGGCAGAGCTTTGACTACCCAACAGAAGTGTGTCTCCCTGGATCCAAGCTTGGTAGGAACAAGGTCACTGGTTTGAATCGTGTCTTCGTCTCAAAGAAGAACCGGATCAACCCGGGCCGTGGCTCGTACTGTGTTGGGGCAGACTCCAGCTTTGATCAAGGGATCAAACTCAGCCTCTGCTCCTCATCCCTAGTGTATTGGGCATCCGGGACATTCTCTCAGCAATATGTAGATCCCAGCGATACCGGCTTGATCAGTTACAACCATGTTGATAACAATCAAGAGCAATACTACATATATTCCACACCGAATGATGAAGCACTTTCCATATACGCTACAGTAGAGATTTCTGGCCAGATAAAGGCTCGTGTTTGGAATGAAAGCCTACAACGCTGGCAGCAATTCTATACCCAACCCATGGATCCATGTAGTGTCCAAGCTGCCTGTGGACCTTTCACCAtctgcaccaacaacaacacaaacctcTTGTGTGATTGTATGAAGGGCTTCTCTTTCAAGTCACCTGGGGAATGGGATCTTGACAATCCAGCAGGAGGGTGCATGAGAAATAATCCACTAGATTGCACAGCAGACAA TGGTGGCTGGAAAGAGAAAAGATTGGATGGTGCTCGTCAAGGAGAGAAGCAACTCAGGGCTGAGGTGAGTTCGATAGGTTTGATCCAGCATATCAACCTAGTAAAATTAATTGGTTTCTGCTGTGAAAGTGATAAGAGGTTACTAGTGTATGAGCACATGTCCAATGGTTCTCTTGATGTTCATCTGTTTAACAGCAATGATATTGTCCTAGATTGGAGCATAAGGTACCAAATTGCCACAGGAGTTGCAAGAGGATTGTCCTACTTGCATGAGGGTTGTCGCGAATGCATCATACACTGTGATATAAAGCCAGAAAATATACTTCTTGATACATCATTTGCTCCTAAAGTTGCAGATTTTGGGCTGGCAACAATTGTAGGAAGGGATTTTAGCCGTGTTCTTACAACATTTAGAGGAACCGTAGGCTATCTTGCCCCAGAATGGATAAGTGGAGAACCTATTACCCAAAAAGTTGATGTCTATAGCTTTGGAATGGTGCTGCTGGAAATCGTATCCGGAAGGAGAAATTCATCTAAAGTATACACTTCTGACAGTTATGACACTTCTTTTTTCCCTGTGCAAGCCATCAGCATGCTTCATGGTGGAGATGTGAATAGTTTGGTAGATCCACGACTACATGGCGAGTTCAACTTGGAAGAGGCTATAAGAGTATGCAAGGTTGCGTTTTGGTGTATACAAGACCATGAGTATGATCGGCCAACCATGGGTGAAGTGGTTCGGGTTCTCGAGGGCCTACAGGAGCTTGATATGCCCCCGATGCCAAGACAACTTGCAGCTATAACAAAATGCTAG